From Sinorhizobium sp. RAC02, a single genomic window includes:
- a CDS encoding ABC transporter substrate-binding protein yields MLKTNVSRRAVLGAGVAGASLLAMPAVLRAQDKSLKVGVYGGYFKDSFDKNIFAEFTKQTGIAVESVAEPTGEAWLVQLEQAAKAGLAPADVSMMSQVAMLKGQSTELWAPLDMAKIPNGSNLIDHFVNKYPDGRVAGIGAVAWYITLVTNTDVFKEAPTSWTALWDPANADKLGLLALVSNSFLLEVTAKTHFGGTNALDTEEGLLKAFEKLAEVKPNVRLWYRDEAQFEQSLKSGEIPMGQYYHDVTGLAAKDGQPVRSTFPKEGGIMDSGCWALSRASTKVEEAHTFINYMSQPAIQALLSRKVGTAPTVKRDLLDLTAEEFAAVSSDIEPIIPRYDLYTSKADWLNQKWTEMIAG; encoded by the coding sequence ATCCTCAAGACCAATGTCAGCCGCCGCGCGGTGCTGGGTGCCGGCGTTGCCGGTGCTTCGTTGCTCGCCATGCCGGCCGTGCTGCGTGCACAGGACAAGTCGCTGAAGGTCGGCGTCTACGGGGGCTACTTCAAGGACTCCTTCGACAAGAACATTTTTGCCGAATTCACCAAGCAGACGGGCATTGCCGTGGAATCGGTCGCCGAGCCGACGGGTGAGGCCTGGCTCGTCCAGCTCGAGCAGGCCGCCAAGGCCGGCCTGGCGCCCGCCGACGTTTCGATGATGTCGCAGGTCGCCATGCTGAAGGGCCAATCGACCGAGCTCTGGGCACCGCTCGACATGGCGAAGATCCCGAACGGCTCGAACCTGATCGACCATTTCGTGAACAAGTATCCGGATGGCCGCGTCGCCGGCATCGGTGCCGTCGCCTGGTACATCACGCTCGTCACCAACACCGATGTCTTCAAGGAAGCGCCGACCTCCTGGACCGCGCTGTGGGATCCGGCAAATGCCGACAAGCTCGGCCTGCTCGCGCTCGTCTCCAACTCCTTCCTGCTCGAAGTGACCGCAAAGACGCATTTCGGCGGCACCAATGCGCTCGACACCGAGGAAGGTCTCCTCAAAGCCTTCGAAAAGCTTGCCGAAGTCAAGCCGAACGTGCGCCTGTGGTATCGCGATGAAGCACAGTTCGAGCAGTCGCTGAAGTCGGGCGAAATCCCGATGGGCCAGTACTACCACGACGTGACGGGCCTTGCCGCCAAGGATGGCCAGCCGGTCCGCTCGACCTTCCCGAAGGAAGGCGGCATCATGGATTCCGGTTGCTGGGCGCTGTCGCGCGCCTCGACGAAAGTCGAGGAAGCTCACACCTTCATCAACTACATGAGCCAGCCGGCGATCCAGGCGCTGCTGTCGCGCAAGGTCGGTACCGCTCCGACCGTCAAGCGCGACCTTCTTGACCTGACGGCCGAAGAGTTCGCAGCCGTCTCCTCGGACATCGAACCGATCATTCCGCGCTACGACCTCTACACGTCCAAGGCCGACTGGCTGAACCAGAAGTGGACGGAAATGATCGCGGGCTGA
- a CDS encoding LysR substrate-binding domain-containing protein, producing MASRLPPLNPLRAFEATARRGAVSAAARELNVTHGAVSHQIRALEESLETTLFERGGKRLKLTPQGALLLPAVTNAFGEIAAATALMKQPEAHGDLTVTCVPALLSLWLIPRLNTFTDQYPGVRVTLIASNDPDHLRSLDTDVCMLYGDGNWPDSWTRLWSHLKLFPVASPTLLNSRPLRSVRDLADHTLFHGDDGREWNTWLAAADALDMVRGRQHFMSDARLSTEAALHGQGIALGDTITASNLIARGELVVPFDLTVPANDAFYVACRPSVRQSPLVKVFIDWVFAALEETLPEPQASARTHLRGRGNRLVEAHRPVSAPAKRRATASPQRKTRA from the coding sequence ATGGCCTCGCGCCTGCCACCGCTCAACCCGCTCCGCGCCTTCGAGGCGACCGCCCGCCGCGGTGCCGTTTCGGCGGCGGCGCGGGAGTTGAACGTGACGCACGGCGCCGTCAGCCACCAGATTCGCGCACTCGAAGAATCCCTCGAAACCACGCTTTTCGAGCGCGGCGGAAAACGATTGAAACTGACGCCGCAGGGCGCGCTGCTGCTGCCCGCCGTCACCAATGCCTTCGGCGAGATCGCGGCGGCGACGGCCCTGATGAAGCAGCCGGAAGCCCATGGCGATCTCACCGTCACCTGCGTGCCCGCACTCCTCTCGCTCTGGCTGATCCCGCGCCTCAACACCTTCACCGACCAGTATCCGGGCGTGCGCGTCACCTTGATCGCCTCCAACGATCCGGACCACCTGCGCTCGCTCGATACCGATGTCTGTATGCTCTACGGCGACGGCAACTGGCCCGATAGCTGGACGCGGCTGTGGTCGCATCTCAAGCTCTTCCCGGTCGCCAGCCCGACGCTGCTCAACAGCCGGCCGCTGCGCTCCGTACGCGACCTTGCAGACCACACCCTGTTCCATGGTGACGACGGCAGGGAATGGAACACCTGGCTGGCGGCGGCCGACGCGCTCGACATGGTGCGCGGCCGCCAGCATTTCATGAGCGACGCCCGCCTTTCCACCGAGGCTGCACTGCATGGTCAGGGCATTGCGCTCGGCGATACGATCACCGCCAGCAACCTGATCGCCCGCGGCGAACTCGTCGTGCCGTTCGATCTGACAGTACCGGCCAACGACGCCTTCTATGTCGCCTGCCGTCCGTCCGTCCGCCAGTCACCCCTCGTCAAAGTGTTCATCGACTGGGTCTTCGCCGCTCTCGAAGAAACCCTGCCCGAACCGCAGGCCTCCGCCCGCACGCATCTGCGCGGCCGCGGCAACCGTCTGGTCGAAGCCCATCGTCCGGTTTCGGCCCCGGCCAAACGCCGGGCCACCGCCAGCCCCCAACGCAAGACCCGCGCCTGA
- a CDS encoding aminotransferase, whose protein sequence is MPRFNSLVETLAAPPIPSVFAWGDAYDGRSGPMIDFSQAVPGYPPHPDMLRLLGEYAASRAYTGYGPIEGEDSLRAAYAAHVSESYGVALSAGNIHVTAGCNQAFICAAMAVAGAGDAVLMTDPYYFNQETTLAMLGIKTRFAACDPAKGFLPDIATLAAGITPDVRAVALVSPNNPTGAVYPPELLAAIYELCAARGVWLILDETYRDFLPAGAGRPHDLFGRAGWEDTLISLYSFSKSFCIPGHRLGAITAGAGVVEQVAKIMDNLQICPPRSAQAAVATALPLLADWREENRREIARRVEGLLSTMAAVPAWRVGAVGAYFAFIGHPFGETPSAVVAERLAKEAGVLCLPGSYFGAGQEGYLRFAFANADVDTIALLKDRLNRFVLG, encoded by the coding sequence ATGCCTCGCTTCAATTCGCTCGTCGAAACCCTCGCCGCCCCGCCCATCCCTTCGGTTTTCGCCTGGGGCGATGCCTATGATGGCCGCAGTGGCCCGATGATTGATTTCTCGCAGGCCGTGCCCGGCTACCCGCCGCACCCGGACATGCTGCGCCTGCTCGGCGAATATGCCGCCTCGCGCGCCTATACCGGTTACGGGCCGATTGAGGGCGAGGATTCGCTGCGCGCGGCCTATGCGGCGCATGTTTCCGAGAGCTACGGTGTGGCGCTTTCCGCCGGCAACATCCATGTGACGGCGGGCTGCAACCAGGCCTTCATCTGCGCCGCCATGGCGGTGGCTGGCGCCGGCGATGCCGTGCTGATGACCGACCCCTACTATTTCAACCAGGAAACCACCCTGGCCATGCTGGGTATCAAGACCCGGTTCGCCGCCTGCGACCCGGCAAAGGGTTTCCTGCCGGACATTGCAACGCTCGCCGCCGGCATCACGCCGGATGTGCGCGCCGTTGCCCTCGTCTCGCCGAACAACCCGACCGGGGCCGTCTATCCACCGGAGCTACTGGCAGCGATCTACGAACTCTGCGCCGCACGCGGCGTCTGGCTGATCCTCGACGAGACCTATCGCGACTTCCTACCGGCCGGTGCAGGGCGTCCACATGACCTCTTCGGTCGCGCGGGCTGGGAAGACACGCTTATCAGCCTCTACAGCTTCTCGAAATCCTTCTGCATCCCCGGCCATCGTCTCGGTGCGATCACGGCCGGCGCCGGGGTTGTCGAGCAGGTGGCAAAGATCATGGACAACCTGCAGATCTGTCCGCCGCGCTCCGCCCAGGCCGCGGTCGCCACCGCCCTGCCCCTGCTGGCCGACTGGCGCGAGGAAAACCGTCGCGAAATTGCGCGGCGCGTCGAAGGCCTGCTCTCCACCATGGCCGCCGTGCCCGCCTGGCGTGTCGGTGCCGTCGGCGCCTATTTTGCCTTCATCGGCCATCCGTTCGGCGAAACGCCGTCCGCCGTGGTGGCCGAAAGGCTCGCCAAGGAAGCCGGCGTGCTTTGCCTGCCGGGCAGCTACTTTGGCGCAGGGCAGGAAGGATATCTGCGCTTCGCCTTCGCCAATGCAGACGTCGACACGATCGCTCTCTTGAAGGATCGGCTCAATCGATTCGTCCTTGGCTGA